The Kiritimatiellales bacterium genomic sequence CCTCCGGTATCCCGGCGGCGGCGGCCAGCCGGGCGATATCAGAATCCGTCAGCAGCACATGTCCGCTCCACCGGCAGCAGGCGCCGCATTGCCGGCATTTGAATGAATATTTCAGTTTTTCCATGGTCTTTAAATTCAGCCAGTTATTTAAAAGCGAATGATTTGACATTGAACCCGTTAAAGAAGACTATCCGCACTTAGCCGCAGAAAAGCAAATCAGGTGCGGTGAAAAATTAACAGGAGAAAATTTATTATGTGCAAAGTTATTGAAAAATCAAAAAAAGCCGGCCTTATTGCGGTTGCAGCCGCCCTCGCTCTTGTTTCCACCGGCTGTTCAAAAGAGGTGCAGGATGTCGAAGAAATTGATCTGACCTCTGCCGATCTGTTTACAAACCCGCTGCAGCCGAACCCGCTGGCCGCCGCGCCGGATGATGTGATGGTTACAGTGAACGGCAAACCAATTACCCACGGGGAAATTTCGCAGAATGTCCAGTTGCAAATGATGCAGATGAGCCGGCAGGTTCCGCAACAGCAGCTGATGCAGATGGCGGGACAGATTTATGAAAACGTGCGCGACACGCTGGTTGCCAATATCCTGCTGGAAGAGACGGCGAAAGCCACCGGTGTAACCGCCGGTGACGATGAACTCGACGCTGAAATCACCCGTATTAAAGACAACGCGCCGGAAGAATCAAAACTGGAAGACATTCTCGCCGAAAACAATATTAATTACGACGACTGGAAAGAAAACCTGCGTGATCAGATGATTGTACGCAAACTCGTTGAACAGGTTACTTCTACTGCACCGGAAGCTACCGCCGTTGATGTTGCCAGCTTTTATGAAAAAAACCAGGAGGCGTTTCAGTCACCGGAAGCTGTGACTGCCAGTCATATTTTAATCGGCTTTAAACCGGAAGACACCGAAGAAACCAAAGCCGAAAAGAAAAAACAGGCGGAAGCAATTCTTGAAAAACTGAATGCCGGCGCTGATTTTGCAACACTGGCATCAGAAAATTCCGACTGTCCGAGTAACCAGCGCGGCGGCAGCCTCGGAACATTCGGCCGCGGACAGATGGTGCCGGAATTTGAAGCCGCTGCATTCGGCGCTAAAGACGGCGAAGTTACCGAAGTTGTCGAAACACAATTCGGTTATCACATTATCAAAGTTGATGAATACCGTCCTGCCGGAGTGCGCACGCTGGCAGAGGTTAAAGATCAGCTTCAGAACTACCTTACCAGCCAGAACAAACAAAAAGCGCTGCTGGATTATGTTGATGAGCTTCGTTCAAAAGCTGACATTGAATATAAAACACCGGACTTCGATGCAGCAGCTGCTGCTGCTGAATCAACGGAATCCTCAGAATAATTCGATGACTGTCTGAATTATAAAAAGCGCTCCACCGGAGCGCTTTTTTATTTAAGGTTTTGTCAGCGCTGGTAGCGCCCGATGACCCCGCTGGCGCGCCGCATAGATCATGCGACTAACAATTTCCGGCGGGTAGAGGTTGAACGCGTCCAAATTATTCTTCCACGGTTGTCGAAGGCGCGGTGAGTTCTATGCTGCCGTCTTTTTGATAGGCCTCAAGCGTTTCAATAACGCGCGCGAGTTCTTCCTGTTGTTTGCGGAAAATAGAAAGCAGCGCATCTTTCTGCGTGTCAACGAGATTGCGAATGGTGTCGATCTCTTTTTGCTGAGATGAAAAAATCCCCTGCATTTCATTGATTTTTTCCTGCATGATACCGAGATCACCCTGCGTTTTATTCAGCGCCAGGCTCAAGTTCTGAATTTTTGCAGCAGTTTGTTTTTTCTCCTCTTCCAGCGCGGCTTTGGTCTCGCTGTCAAGAGCCGATATTTTTTCAGCAACGGATTGCCGTTCCGCTTCAAACGCGATTTTAAGCGTTGTAATGGCATCGCCGGTTTCCGCCAGCTCCTGTGCAGTTTCAGAGATCAGCGCATCGACACGGTCAAATTCCGGCTTTAACTGTTCAGCGGCAAGACGCTGATTGTTTTCTTCGATCATCGTCCGGACTTTTCCGGGCGTTGTACAACCGGCAAGAACCAGCAGTGCCGGAAGCAAAATGACAGAAAACATTCTCATTTAAAAAACCTTTCCTTTTTACGCGATCAGTTTATACTTTGTCAGTACGGTGCACAAGGCGGATTTATCGGCATCATTTAACTCGCACAGCGGCAGACGGTAAATTTCTTCAATTTTTCCCATCATGGCCAGGGCGGCTTTCACCGGGATCGGATTGGTATCAATGAACATTGCGTCGAACAGATCAATCAACTGATCATGCATTGCCTGTGCCTTATCCCAGCTCTGCTCAAGCGCGGCGTGCGTCATGTCCGCGACCTCTTTCGGAATAATGTTGGACGCCACACTGATAATCCCGATTGCACCGTCACGCATCATGGGAAGCGTCAGCGCATCGTCGCCGGAAAGAATTTCGAGATCACACACATCCAGTGTCTGTTTTACACGTGCGACATTCCCGCCGGCTTCTTTCACCGCCACAATATTCGGATGCCGTGCAAGCCGCGCGACGGTTTGAATTTCAATTTCACGGCAGGTGCGCCCCGGCACATTATAAAGCACCACCGGTACGCCGAGATCGGCAACAGTAGAAAAGTGACGGTATAAACCTTCCTGATTCGGTTTATTATAATAGGGCGTCACCTGCAGCGTGGCGTCCACGCCGAGTTTTTTCGCTTCCGTTGTTAAATCCACCGCTTCCTGCGTCGAATTTCCGCCGGTGCCGGCAATCACTTTTGCACGGCCGTTTACGAATTTTACCGTTTCTTCAACCACGCGCATGTGTTCTTTGTGGTCCAGCGTCGGCGATTCTCCGGTGGTGCCGACCGGCACAATGCCGTCGATGCCGTTTTCAAGTTGAAAATTCAGCAGATCACGATAACGGTCAAAATCCACTGCACCGGTTTTTGTGAACGGCGTGACAATTGCAGTATGAGCTCCTTGCAGCATAAATTTACTCCTTAATAAACAGGCATTAGGTTTTAGGCACCAGGCATTAGACTTTTTCAAAATTATTCTGTCCTTTTTTGTGTTCTCTGCGTTCTTTTGCGGTTGATAGATTTTAATGCCTTTTCGTGTTTTTTGTGGCTACAAAATTCGTTGCTGTGTTTTTCGCGGTTCATCTTACGCATCGAAATTTTTTAATGCTTCGAAATCGAGCGTGGCGAAATAATCCGCCGGTGTTTCGGCGCGCCGGATTTTTACCACCTTGCCGGTTTCGCGCAGCAGCAGCTCCGCCGAACGGAGCTTGCCGTTATAATTAAAACCCATCGCGTGGCCATGCGCACCGGCGTCGTGAATGACCACCAGATCGCCGGTCTCCACCGGCGGCAGCGCACGGTCGATGGCAAACTTGTCGTTATTTTCACACAGCGAGCCGGTTACATCGCAAATAAAATTATGCGGCAGCTGTTCTTTTGCCGGAACGGTGATGTGATGATAAGCGCCGTATAGGGCCGGCCGCATTAAATTCGCCATGCACGCGTCGAGGCCGACATATTCCTTATAGGTGCTTTTCCGGTGCAGTACACGGCTTACCAGCCAGCCGAACGGTCCCGTAATCATCCGGCCGCATTCCATTCGCAGATCGAGTGCGGGAAGTCCGGCGCCGGCAATTTTTTCTTCGTATAATTTACGGATTCCAGTGCCAACAGCATTCAGATCGACCGGCTCCTGTTCCGGTTGATACGGAATTCCGATTCCGCCGCCGATGTTCACAAATTCAAATGTGATTCCGAGTGTTTTCGAAATTTCTGCAACAAGATCAAACAGGATGTCCGCCGTTTCAACAAAGTAGCCGCCGTTCAATTCATTCGACGCCACCATTGTGTGCAGTCCGAACCGCTTTACGCCTTTATCGCGCAAAATCCGGTACCCTTCAACAAGCTGTTCGCGCGTAAAGCCGTATTTCGCCTCTTCCGGATGGCCGATGATCACATTGCCGTCTTTCAGTCGGCCGGGATTATACCGGCAGCAGATCAGCTCCGGAATTCCGGCGGTCCGCTCAAGAAAATCAATATGCGAAATATCATCCAGATTAATGATTGCACCGAGTTCCGCCGCTTTTTTAAATTCCGCTGCCGGCGTATCATTCGATGTAAAAATAATCTCTTCACCGGAAATTCCGGTTTCTGCCGCCAGCAGCAGTTCAGGCAGTGATGAACAATCCGCACCGAAACCTTCCGATTTCAGAATCTTCATCAAAAACGGATTTGGCGCCGCCTTCACCGCGAAATATTCTTTAAACCCCTGATTCCAGGTAAACGCTGCTTTCAACGCACGTGCGTTTTTACGGATTGCCGCTTCATCATAAATGTGGAACGGCGTCGGGAACTCCCGCGTCAGCAATTCAAGTTGTTCCACACTCAAGGGAAAACATTTTTCTGCCATAATCTGCTCCAGTGAAAATCCGGTGGAAAAAACAGTAATTCAAAACTCCGGCGATTGTTCGAAGGTATTGTAGATCCATTCGAGGAGGGATTCAAAGCGCGCATCGCCGTGCAGCGATAAAAGATCTGAATCTTTCTTCATCCACTCATAGTCGTCGTAACCAAGCTCAACGGCGCGGGTGAGTGCATCGAAGGCATCATCCGTGCGTGCAGAAAGTGCGAGGCTGCAGGCGAGATTATACCAGACGAGCGGATCTTCGGCGCACAGGCGGCTGAGCCGCTCATCCATCTGCAATCCTTCGGCGTATGCGCCGGTACGCGTGTAAAGATCGCCGAGCGCACGCATCACACCGGTGTCTTGCGGCAGACGGCGTGCGACAGCCTGCAGGAACTGGAGTTCCTGTTCAGCGGCGCGCGAGCCTTCCTGATTTTCCGGCGCTGGGATCACGGTATAAAAATCCTTATTTTCTTTTTTCGATCGGCTCAACTTTGCGTGCGAGCGATCCGGTGTAGATCTGGCGCGGACGCGCGATGCGGATATCATGGTCTTTTGCTGACTCAAGCCATTGCGCAATCCAGCCCGGCAGCCGCCCAATCGCAAACATGACGGTGAACATATTCGTCGGAATGCCCATTTCGCGATAGGTTAAACCGGTGTAAAAATCGACGTTCGGATAAAGATTGCGCTCCTGGAAGTATGGATCAGTCAGCGCTTTTTCTTCCAGTTTCATTGCAATATCCATCAGCGGATCGGTCGTATTGGTCGCTGTGAGCACACGCTTGCAAAGGTCTTTCGCGATTTTTGCGCGCGGGTCATAGGCTTTATACACACGATGGCCGAAGCCCATCAGGCGGAACGGACTGCGCGGATTTTTTGCACGCGCAATAACTTTATCAACATTGCCGCCTTCCTTGCGGATGTCTTCAAGCATTTCAATGACACCCTGATTGGCGCCGCCGTGACGCGGACCCCACAGTGCACAGATTCCGGCGGCGATCGACGCATAAAGATTGGCGCCGGAGCTCCCGACATTACGAACGACAGAGGCCGAACAATTCTGCTCGTGATCGGCGTGCAGAATCAGCAGTTTATTCAGTGCATCAGCCATGACCGGGTTCACCGGATCTTTGCGCACCGGCGAATCGAACATCATGTTTAAAAAATTTTCACAATATTTCAGATCATGCCGCGGGAAAACCACGGGTTCGCCGACAGATTTTTTATAGGAATATGCGGCGATTGTACGCAGTTTTGAAAGCAGGCGAGTCACTGTCATATCCAGTTCCTCCCGCCGGTTTTCTCCAAGTTCCGGATAAAACGAAGAGAGTGAAACGGACATCGCCGAAAGAATGGCCATCGGGTGTGACAGATCGGGATAATAACTTAAAAAATTCCGCATGTCTTCATGCAGCATCGAGTGCAGATTCAGCATGGCGCTGTATTTTGCTTTCTGTACACGGTTCGGCAGCGATCCGTTAATCAGCAGGTAAGCGACTTCAATAAACTCACAATGTTCGGCGAGATCCGCCACATCATAGCCGCGATAACGCAAAATACCCTTTTCGCCATTGATAAACGTGATATCGCTGGCGCACGATCCGGTATTCATAAAACCCGGGTCATAAGCGATCAGGCCGGTCTCTTTACGAAGATTCCGGATGTCAACCGCCCGCTCGCCTTCAGTGCCTCTATATACGGGACAAACGAACGTCGTGTCGTCCACCTGTATTTTTACTTCACTGTTTTTTATCATTTTCATAACGGATTTCCGAATCTGTCTTAAATTAGAACCTTGCAGACTGCGTTTTGTTTCTTAAAAAATCAAGCGGAAAGCTGAGTTTCAACCGCAGATAACACGGATATAAACAGATGAGAATTTCGCCACAGAGATGCTGAGAATCCCTGATTCAGTTTGCTCTCCAAATCTCCGCGATCTCCGTGGTTAAAAATCAGTTTAAAAGATATTTATCCGCAGATTACGCAAACGAACGCAGATTTTTTCTTTGCGGCTTTGCGTGCAGAATTTTCCGCGCAGAGTCGCAGAGAAAAACCGTTTATTCAACCGTGACGCTTTTCGCCAGATTGCGCGGTTTGTCGATGTCCGTCCCGCGCGCTCGCGCCGCATAATACGCCAACAGCTGCAAGCCAACGACATTGACGACCGGCGAAAACTCATCACGCACTTCCGGTACATAAATAATATCCGGCGTCAGTGTCGCGATTTTCTGATCACCCTCTGTCGCCACCGCAATAATCCGTCCGCTGCGCGCCTCAACCTCCTTAATATTGGAAATCATCTTTTCATATAATTCGTCAGCGGTTTTAGTGCAGATACAAATCACCGGCAGCGATTCATTAATCAGCGCAATCGGCCCGTGTTTCATTTCGCCGGCGGCGTAACCTTCGGCGTGCTGATAGGAAATTTCTTTGTTCTTGAGCGCGCCTTCGAGCGCCGTCGGATAATTAAACCGGCGGCCGAGATAGAGCGAACTCGGTCCGTCGTGATGCTTATCGGCAATCGCCTTAATTTTTTCTTTATCCTTGATCACACCGTACACCGCGTCCGGCACCAGTTGCAGATCAGCGAGATACTGCTTAATTTTTTCCGGCGCCAGATCGTTGCGGATTCCGGCGATGTATAACGCAAACAGAATGAATGTCATTTGCTGCGCGGTGTACGCTTTGGTTGATGCCACGCCGATTTCCGGCCCGCAGTCCGTAAACAGCACCGCGTCGCTTTCGCGCACAATCGAGCTGCCTTCAACGTTACAGATGGAAAGCACGCGGCAGCCCCAGTCGCGCGCCATGCGAATCGACGCCAGCGTGTCGGCGGTTTCGCCGGACTGTGAAACCGCAATCACCAGCGTGCCGGGATCGATCTTCGGATCGCGATACCGGAATTCGCTCGCCAGATCCGATTCCACCGCAATACCGGTGATATTTTCCAGCAGCAGTTTGCCGTACATTCCGGCGTGATACGCCGTGCCGCACGACACAATCATAATGCGGTTCAGCTTGCGGAAATAATCCGGTTTCAGCGGAAGATCCATTTTGATCTCTTCGTCCGGCGTTACATATTTTTCCAGCAGCGACCGCAGAATGCGCGGCTGTTCATGAATCTCTTTCAGCATGAATGTTTCGAAGCCGCCGGTTTCCGCCGCTTCGGCGCCGAAACAAATCTGTTTAATTTCCGGCGTCACCGGTTCGCCGGCACCGGAAAAAATTTCAACGCCGGTGGATTTCACCACGCCGATTTCGCCGTCGTTCAAATACACCGCTGACGAAATCCGGTGGATGACTGCCGGGACATCGCTCGCAATAAAATTTTCACCGTCACCGAAGCCGATAATCAGCGGACTGTTCAGTCGCGCGCAATACACCGTTTCCGGCGCGTTGCGAAACAGAATTCCCAGCGCGTATGCGCCGCGCAGCCGTTTTAATACTGTTTGCATTGCCGCCAGCGGATCACCGGAATTTTCGCGCAATGCAAATTCAATCAGATTCGGAATTACTTCTGTGTCGGTCTCTGACAAAAATTTTACGCCTTTGGCAATCAGCTCATCGCGCAGTTCAACATAATTTTCGATGATGCCGTTGTGCACCACCGCAACATTTCCGCCGGCGCCGGTGTGCGGATGCGCGTTTGCTTTCGTCGGCGCGCCGTGCGTCGCCCAGCGCGTATGGCCGATGCCGCAAATTCCGGCGACCGGCGCGTCTTTCAGTGCGTGTTCCAAATTCGCCAGCCGCCCGACTTCTTTACGCACAGAAATTTCACCGGCATTTAATATTGCCACGCCGGCGGAATCATAACCCCGATATTCCAGCCGGCACAAACCGTCCAGCAGCACCGGACCCGCAGTACGCTTTCCAATATATCCAACCACACCGCACATCAGAAAATCTCCACCATTTATGGCGGATAAAATGACAGAACCGGCGGCGGAACAAAATCAAAAAACCGTTACGCATAAAAAACAAAACCCCGCCGGTGAAGCGGGGTTTTGACCGATAAGCCGGGTTAAACTTACCGGCAGGGGCATGTGGTATTGCAGGCTGGTTTTCGGTGTTGCGGTGCGGCGAGCATGGCGTCGATCTGTCGATCAACCCGCGCCTTCATTTTTGTACGCAGCGCAGCAGTCATTTCCGCTTTTTTCGCCGGATCTGTTTCGCGGCGGATTGTAATGATTTTTTTCATCAGCATTTTGTTTCGCGGATTTGCAAAAGATTGCTGCCGAACTTGCGGTGCGCCGCGAAACGGCGGATATCCGTAGCGTTGCGGCGCCATTCCGGGCTGGCACCGGTGTTTCATGTGATACTGCATTGCCGGCGGGCGCAGCGGTTCAGCCTGTGGACGTGCGCTGGTGCGCTGAAACCAGCCGCCCTGAGCGAGCAGTGTTCCGGCGAGGCCGAGTCCAAGTGCAGTGATTATAATTTTTTTCATTTTGGTTTTCCTTCTGATTTTCAGGATTGCGCGCAAATCCAACTGACCAGATAACGGAAGCGCTGAAAATTTATTGCATCGCCGGGAATTTTTTTTGGAAAAATTCTGTAATAGATTGCCGGCTGCTGTCCGCATGGTGTGGCGCAGACTCTCCAGTTTGCTTATTTCTTCATGGCAAAGGGCAGACTGGAAAGTCTGCCCTGCATGCGATTCAATAAATTAATCAGAAAGCGTTCTGAATTATCGCCGGCTGCTGAGTTTTGAAAGCAGCCGCAGAATTTCGATGTAAAGCCAGACGAGCGTCACCATTAATCCGAATGCGGCGTACCACTCCATGTAACGCGGCGCGCCCTGCGCTGCGCCGCGCTCAATGAAATCAAAATCGAGCACGAGATTGAGCGCCGCGATGACAACGACAATTACACTGAAAATAATACCTGCGAGTCCGTTGGAGTAGATCACGCTGAAAAAATGTCCGCCGCCGAAAAATGAGAAGATCCACGCAAAGAGATAGAACAGCGCGATGCCGCCGGTCGCGGCGAATACGCCCATTTTAAACTGTTCGGTGGCGCGCACGATGCGCAGTGAATAGACCAGCAGCAGCGCGCCGAGCGTGCCGAATGTCAGAAATATAGCCTGCAGCACAATGCCGGGATATTGCAGTTCGAACAGCCGCGAAATTCCGCCGAGCAGCAGTCCTTCGCACGCGGCATAAATCGGTGCGCAGACCGGCGAAATTTTCGGATTAAAAATGGTGATGAGCGCTACAATGAAACCGGCGATCGCGCCGAGCAGCATCAGTCCGCCGGAGTCCGGTGAATTCCAGGTGAAGGTGGTCGCGCCGAGCAGAATTGCCAGCAGAATCGCGGTGCGGCTGACGGCGCCCTGAACGGTCATTACATTGCTGCTAGTAATGGCGGCGTCGCGGAATACTTTATCGTTCAAAGCAGGATTGGCTGTGCGCATAAAAATCTCCTTTTGATACAGTTATTGAGAGTCTAAAAATCGAAGGACGAAAGTCAAAGAGAATTTTGAATAACGAACAATAGAGTGCAAATTTACGAGAATGAAATTTAAACCACTAATCGTCACTGATTTCCACTGATTAATTAGTGCGGATTAGTGGTTCAAAAAATTGCAGAGCTTATTTTACCGGATAGCGGTATTCTCTGCCTTCATAGTTTGTGAGCAAAACAAAACCGTTTTCGTAGCGGAGCGGTGAATCGGGCAGGAGAGTGATTTTCCCGCCGCCGCCGGGTGCGTCGACGGCGAAATGCGGCATGGCGAGTCCGGAGATTCGTCCCTGCAGTTCGCGCATGAGTTGCAATCCTTTTTCAACCGGAGTGCGAAACGGCGCCGAACCGGTAACGGGATCGCACTGGAACAGGTAATAAGGTTTTACGCGCCGTTCGAGCAGTCCGTAAAAAAGTTCGACCAATGTTTCAGAGCTGTCGTTGATCCCACTGAGCAGTACGGTTTGGCTGACCATTGGATTGCCGGCACCGGCAAGGGTGTCGAGTGCATGCGTGGCTTCCGGCGTAAGTTCCGCCGGATGGACGAAGTGGAGCTGCAGCCAGACGCGGTGTAAGGCAAGGATTCCGGCCAGCGCCGGCGTAATCCGCTCCGGCAGCACGGCCGGTATTTTGGTGCCGATGCGGACAGTGCGGATATGTTTAATCTGCCGGACGCGTGCCAGCAGCGTTTCAATTGCTGCATCCGGCAGTGTGAGCGGATCGCCGCCGGAGATTAAAAGGTCGCGGATTTCAGTGCGCGTTTCGAGATAGTGCAGCGCGTCTGCCGGAATGTTCCACGCGCCGGCGTTTTTTCCGACGAGGCGGCCGCGTGTGCAGTAGCGGCAGTGCACCGCACAGTCGAGTGTGGCAAAGAGCAGCGCTTTATCAGGATAGGTATGAATGATCCCCGGCACCGGCGAATGCTGTTCTTCGCCGAGCGGATCGTCGTGATCGCCGGGCGCAGGCGCAGGATCATCGAGCGGCAGGACCGTCCGGCGCAACGGATGTCCGGCGCCGAGGCTGTCCAGTAATGCTTGATAGTATGGTGTTATTTTTACCCTTTGCGGCATTGAAGAAGGATAATTCATTTGCAGTGCGGCTTCCATTCAAATTATGATCGCCGCATAAATTTGAAAAAGGATTGGCATGAAGTGTAAAAATAATAAGCAGATTACTGCCGGGATGATTGAAGAACGCATCCTGTTCCACCTGCGTTACAGTCGCGGGAAATCGCGCCATGTCGCGACTGATTTTGATCTGTTCTGGAGTTTCGCGCATGTAATCCGCGACCTCGCAATCGATGCGTTTACCAGCACACAGGAAGTGTATCTGGAGAAAGATGTTAAGCGGGTTTACTATCTTTCGATGGAGTACCTCATTGGCAAACTGCTGGAGCAGAATATTCTGGCGCTCGGTATTATGAAGCCGGCGCATGATGCACTGCAGCGGCTGAAGGTTGATTTGAATAAGCTGCTGGAGCTGGACATCGAGGCCGGACTTGGTAACGGCGGACTCGGACGTCTCGCCGCGTGTTTCCTTGATTCGCTGGCGACGATGGAACTGCCGGCGTACGGATATGGACTGCGCTATGAGCATGGGATTTTCCGGCAGGAGTTCGAAGACGGCTGGCAGCAGGAGCGGCCGGATAACTGGCTGGAACTCGGCTATCCGTGGGAGATGAGCCGTCCGGAATACAGCGTGCCGGTATTTATTTACGGCCGCGTCGCTGAACTCTCCACCACGCACCGCGGCCGCCGTCCGGTCTGGACCGACTGGCAGATGTTTAAAGGCGTTCCGTATGATATGCCGATCATCGGTTTTGGCAACAACACCGCCAATATTCTGCGGCTGTGGAGTGCGCGCGCCGATGAAAGTTTCCGTCTCGATGTGTTTAATGAAGGCGATTACGTCAAAGCGGTTGAAGAAAAAAACTGGGCGGAAACCGTCACCAAAGTTCTTTATCCGTCTGACAGCACCTACAACGGCAAAAAACTGCGGCTGATTCAGGAATACTTTCTGGTGAGCTGTTCTATCCGCGACATCATCCGCCGGTTCTTAAAAAATCATAATAACTTCAACGATTTCGCAAAAAAGAGTGCGGTGCAGATGAATGATACGCATCCGGCGCTGACCATCGCCGAACTGATGCGGATTCTCTGCGACGAACACTATCTGCCGTGGGAAAAAGCGTGGGAAATTACCTCCAATGCCTGCGCCTATACCAACCATACACTGCTGCCGGAGGCGCTCGAAAAATGGCCGGTGAATATGATGAATGAAGTTCTGCCGCGACATATGCAGATCATTTTTGAAATCAATCAGCGCTTTTTACAGCGCGTTGAGATGGATTTTCCCGGCGATACCGAAATCGTCCCGAAAGTTTCACTGATTGAAGAGGGCGATGTAAAACAGGTGCGCATGGCCAATCTTGCCGTTGTCGGCAGCCATAAAGTCAATGGTGTCGCCGGACTGCATTCCAGATTGCTGCGCGAACGCGTCATGCCGGAATTTAATGCAATTTATCCGGACAAATTCATCAACATCACCAACGGCATCACGCACCGCCGCTGGCTGCTCAACTGCAATCCGCAGCTCGCCGGGCTCATCACTGAAAAAATCGGCGCCGGCTGGATTAAAAATCTTACAGAGCTCAGTAAACTTGAACCGCTGGCCGGCGATCAAAAGTTTCAGCAGGCGTTTATGGATATCAAGCGCCGGAACAAGGAGGCGCTTGCTCAATATATTGAAGACACGCTGCACGTTCCGATCCATCCCGGATCGCTCTTCGACGTTCAGGTCAAGCGTCTGCACATGTATAAACGTCAGCTGCTGAGCGCCATGCACCTCATCGCACTTTATCAGCGTATCAAAGCCGATCCGAAAACCGATATTGTGCCGCGCACGTTTATCTTCGCCGCCAAAGCGGCGCCGGCGTATCATCTCGCCAAGCGCGTCATCAAACTCATTAATTCCGTCGGTACGGTCATCAATCACGACCCCGCCGTCGCCGGACGGCTGAAATGTGTATTCCTGCCGGACTACAATGTATCGCTGGCCGAAAAAATTATTCCGGCGGCTGATCTCTCCGAGCAGATTTCCACCGCCGGCAAAGAGGCCTCCGGTACCGGCAATATGAAGCTCGCACTGAACGGTGCGCTTACCGTCGGAACGTGGGACGGCGCTAACATTGAAATTGCACAGAACGTCGGCGAAGACAATATTTTCATCTTCGGCCACCGCGAGGATGATTTGGGAAAACTCGCGCAGGAGGGGTATAATCCATGGACATATTACGATAACGACGAGGAACTGCGTAACGTTCTCGAAGCGATTCGCATCAACGCATTTGATCCGTCGAAGCCGGACTTATACATCGATATTTTCAACGATCTCATGCGCAACGGCGATCCGTTTTTCTACATGGCTGATTTCCGTCCATACGTTGAAATTCAGGAAAAAATCAGTGCGCTGTTCCGCCGGCCTGAACAGTGGGCTGAAAAAGCCATCCTCAACGTCGCACGTATGGGCTGGTTTTCCAGTGATCGCACCATTCACGAATACGCCACTAAAATCTGGAATATCAAACCTGTTTCTATTCCTGATCCCGCGCCGGTTGACTAAGAATAAGCAGGTGTGTTCATGTCTAAAGCTGTCCCGGCGGCGCGTCGTGTGATGCACGCCAAAGCTGTGCGAAGACGTCACGCCTGCTTTCTCGGCGTAATCAGAAATACCTTATCATTCCGGCGCGCCTTGCGGGGCAGAGCAAGGGTGACTGCATCATTCGGTTGCGCTTCGTTCGCCGGAATTC encodes the following:
- a CDS encoding diaminopimelate decarboxylase, yielding MAEKCFPLSVEQLELLTREFPTPFHIYDEAAIRKNARALKAAFTWNQGFKEYFAVKAAPNPFLMKILKSEGFGADCSSLPELLLAAETGISGEEIIFTSNDTPAAEFKKAAELGAIINLDDISHIDFLERTAGIPELICCRYNPGRLKDGNVIIGHPEEAKYGFTREQLVEGYRILRDKGVKRFGLHTMVASNELNGGYFVETADILFDLVAEISKTLGITFEFVNIGGGIGIPYQPEQEPVDLNAVGTGIRKLYEEKIAGAGLPALDLRMECGRMITGPFGWLVSRVLHRKSTYKEYVGLDACMANLMRPALYGAYHHITVPAKEQLPHNFICDVTGSLCENNDKFAIDRALPPVETGDLVVIHDAGAHGHAMGFNYNGKLRSAELLLRETGKVVKIRRAETPADYFATLDFEALKNFDA
- a CDS encoding peptidylprolyl isomerase, with protein sequence MCKVIEKSKKAGLIAVAAALALVSTGCSKEVQDVEEIDLTSADLFTNPLQPNPLAAAPDDVMVTVNGKPITHGEISQNVQLQMMQMSRQVPQQQLMQMAGQIYENVRDTLVANILLEETAKATGVTAGDDELDAEITRIKDNAPEESKLEDILAENNINYDDWKENLRDQMIVRKLVEQVTSTAPEATAVDVASFYEKNQEAFQSPEAVTASHILIGFKPEDTEETKAEKKKQAEAILEKLNAGADFATLASENSDCPSNQRGGSLGTFGRGQMVPEFEAAAFGAKDGEVTEVVETQFGYHIIKVDEYRPAGVRTLAEVKDQLQNYLTSQNKQKALLDYVDELRSKADIEYKTPDFDAAAAAAESTESSE
- the dapA gene encoding 4-hydroxy-tetrahydrodipicolinate synthase, with protein sequence MLQGAHTAIVTPFTKTGAVDFDRYRDLLNFQLENGIDGIVPVGTTGESPTLDHKEHMRVVEETVKFVNGRAKVIAGTGGNSTQEAVDLTTEAKKLGVDATLQVTPYYNKPNQEGLYRHFSTVADLGVPVVLYNVPGRTCREIEIQTVARLARHPNIVAVKEAGGNVARVKQTLDVCDLEILSGDDALTLPMMRDGAIGIISVASNIIPKEVADMTHAALEQSWDKAQAMHDQLIDLFDAMFIDTNPIPVKAALAMMGKIEEIYRLPLCELNDADKSALCTVLTKYKLIA
- the glmS gene encoding glutamine--fructose-6-phosphate transaminase (isomerizing); the encoded protein is MCGVVGYIGKRTAGPVLLDGLCRLEYRGYDSAGVAILNAGEISVRKEVGRLANLEHALKDAPVAGICGIGHTRWATHGAPTKANAHPHTGAGGNVAVVHNGIIENYVELRDELIAKGVKFLSETDTEVIPNLIEFALRENSGDPLAAMQTVLKRLRGAYALGILFRNAPETVYCARLNSPLIIGFGDGENFIASDVPAVIHRISSAVYLNDGEIGVVKSTGVEIFSGAGEPVTPEIKQICFGAEAAETGGFETFMLKEIHEQPRILRSLLEKYVTPDEEIKMDLPLKPDYFRKLNRIMIVSCGTAYHAGMYGKLLLENITGIAVESDLASEFRYRDPKIDPGTLVIAVSQSGETADTLASIRMARDWGCRVLSICNVEGSSIVRESDAVLFTDCGPEIGVASTKAYTAQQMTFILFALYIAGIRNDLAPEKIKQYLADLQLVPDAVYGVIKDKEKIKAIADKHHDGPSSLYLGRRFNYPTALEGALKNKEISYQHAEGYAAGEMKHGPIALINESLPVICICTKTADELYEKMISNIKEVEARSGRIIAVATEGDQKIATLTPDIIYVPEVRDEFSPVVNVVGLQLLAYYAARARGTDIDKPRNLAKSVTVE
- a CDS encoding citrate synthase, which translates into the protein MKMIKNSEVKIQVDDTTFVCPVYRGTEGERAVDIRNLRKETGLIAYDPGFMNTGSCASDITFINGEKGILRYRGYDVADLAEHCEFIEVAYLLINGSLPNRVQKAKYSAMLNLHSMLHEDMRNFLSYYPDLSHPMAILSAMSVSLSSFYPELGENRREELDMTVTRLLSKLRTIAAYSYKKSVGEPVVFPRHDLKYCENFLNMMFDSPVRKDPVNPVMADALNKLLILHADHEQNCSASVVRNVGSSGANLYASIAAGICALWGPRHGGANQGVIEMLEDIRKEGGNVDKVIARAKNPRSPFRLMGFGHRVYKAYDPRAKIAKDLCKRVLTATNTTDPLMDIAMKLEEKALTDPYFQERNLYPNVDFYTGLTYREMGIPTNMFTVMFAIGRLPGWIAQWLESAKDHDIRIARPRQIYTGSLARKVEPIEKRK